The following are from one region of the Polynucleobacter sp. MWH-CaK5 genome:
- a CDS encoding mannose-1-phosphate guanylyltransferase/mannose-6-phosphate isomerase: protein MSSNIKPVILCGGSGTRLWPLSRESFPKQFVPLIGGQSLLGLTVGRVKKLGFPVCITNEEHRFFVQDLLTSSLNGATDAGANVLLEPAGRNTAAAMASAALMPGIASSDLLLFLPSDHFVPDVDAFISTMQSGVDAARSGYIVTFGVQPTFPSTAYGYIQQGSCIKDLSASPSASAAYAVERFVEKPQLDKAQEMLLSGNYLWNAGIFLCQASTLLDALSKHAPDILQSCQAAMQVAKVDGSFVRPNKEAFLACRSESIDYAVMEYFDKVAVIPFNGAWSDVGSWNAVANLSPADEAGNRINGQGLAVQSTNTYINAPHRPVVALGTSDLVIVDTPDAVLVASADKVEQVKEVVAQLKKDGASQAVMHRRVARPWGWYDSIDMGERFQVKRIAVKPGASLSLQMHHHRAEHWIVVKGTAKVTNGEDVFLLEENQSTYIPIGAKHRLENPGKTDLEMIEVQSGGYLGEDDIVRFEDTYGRS, encoded by the coding sequence ATGTCTAGTAATATCAAACCAGTTATTCTGTGCGGGGGTTCAGGTACTCGTTTGTGGCCACTTTCTCGCGAATCTTTCCCTAAGCAATTTGTTCCCTTAATTGGTGGTCAAAGTCTTTTGGGTTTAACCGTAGGGCGTGTCAAAAAGCTGGGTTTTCCTGTTTGCATTACAAACGAAGAGCATCGTTTCTTTGTTCAAGACTTATTAACTTCATCGCTTAATGGTGCTACCGATGCTGGCGCTAATGTTCTTTTGGAGCCAGCGGGTCGTAATACTGCTGCTGCCATGGCAAGCGCTGCTTTAATGCCAGGTATTGCTAGTTCAGATTTGTTGCTTTTTTTGCCATCAGATCATTTTGTGCCAGATGTTGATGCATTTATTTCAACGATGCAGTCCGGAGTTGATGCTGCTCGTTCCGGTTATATCGTTACCTTTGGTGTTCAGCCAACCTTCCCAAGCACGGCTTATGGCTACATTCAGCAGGGCAGCTGCATCAAAGACTTAAGTGCTAGCCCTAGTGCTAGTGCAGCTTATGCTGTGGAGCGTTTTGTGGAAAAGCCTCAGCTTGATAAAGCACAGGAGATGTTGTTGTCTGGCAATTATCTTTGGAATGCAGGTATTTTCTTGTGTCAGGCATCTACTTTGCTTGACGCCCTCTCTAAGCATGCACCAGATATTTTGCAGTCTTGTCAAGCAGCAATGCAGGTTGCCAAAGTTGATGGCTCTTTTGTCCGACCTAACAAAGAAGCTTTTTTAGCTTGTCGCTCAGAGTCTATTGACTATGCAGTGATGGAGTATTTTGACAAAGTCGCGGTTATTCCATTTAATGGCGCCTGGAGTGATGTGGGCAGTTGGAATGCTGTTGCTAACCTATCCCCAGCAGATGAAGCGGGCAATCGTATCAATGGTCAAGGTTTGGCAGTGCAATCAACCAACACCTATATCAATGCACCTCATCGACCTGTGGTGGCATTAGGCACATCGGATTTGGTGATTGTGGATACGCCCGATGCAGTTTTGGTGGCTTCCGCTGACAAGGTGGAGCAGGTGAAAGAAGTGGTGGCTCAGCTTAAAAAAGACGGTGCTTCACAAGCGGTGATGCATCGTCGCGTTGCTCGTCCTTGGGGTTGGTACGACTCTATTGATATGGGGGAGCGTTTTCAGGTGAAACGTATTGCTGTTAAACCAGGCGCCAGCTTGAGTTTACAAATGCATCATCATCGTGCTGAGCATTGGATAGTGGTCAAGGGTACGGCCAAGGTGACTAATGGCGAAGATGTTTTCTTACTAGAAGAAAATCAGTCGACTTATATTCCGATTGGGGCTAAGCACCGTTTAGAAAATCCAGGTAAAACAGACCTAGAGATGATTGAGGTTCAATCGGGGGGGTATCTGGGAGAGGATGACATAGTTCGCTTTGAAGATACCTACGGCCGTAGTTAA
- the gmd gene encoding GDP-mannose 4,6-dehydratase, with the protein MTNNKQQKVALITGVTGQDGSYLAEFLLEKGYVVHGIKRRASLFNTDRVDHLYQDPHIDHRNFVLHYGDLSDSSNLTRIIQQTQPDEIYNLGAQSHVAVSFESPEYTADVDGMGTLRILEAIRILGLEKKTRFYQASTSELYGLVQEIPQKETTPFYPRSPYAVAKLYAYWITVNYREAYGMYACNGILFNHESPRRGETFVTRKITRGLANIAQGLEQCLYMGNMDALRDWGHAKDYVRMQWMMLQQDQPEDFVIATGIQYSVREFIAKSAAQFGVTLKFEGQGIDEKAVVSAISGNDAPALKVGDVIVKVDPRYFRPAEVETLLGNPAKAKQKLGWVPEITLDEMVQEMVAHDLEQAKQHALLKDHGYAVHVGKEN; encoded by the coding sequence ATGACAAACAACAAACAACAAAAAGTAGCTTTGATCACAGGTGTGACCGGCCAAGATGGTTCTTATTTGGCAGAGTTTCTATTGGAGAAAGGTTATGTTGTTCACGGCATTAAGCGCCGAGCATCTTTATTTAATACCGATCGAGTGGATCATCTCTATCAAGACCCTCATATCGATCATCGCAACTTTGTATTGCACTATGGTGATTTGTCTGATTCTTCCAATTTGACGCGCATCATTCAGCAGACTCAGCCTGATGAAATCTATAACTTGGGTGCGCAAAGTCACGTAGCAGTGTCTTTTGAATCACCAGAGTACACAGCTGATGTAGATGGTATGGGAACGCTTCGCATCTTAGAAGCCATTCGTATTTTGGGCCTAGAGAAGAAGACGCGTTTTTATCAAGCATCGACCTCTGAGTTATATGGTTTAGTTCAGGAAATTCCTCAAAAAGAAACTACGCCGTTTTATCCACGATCTCCTTATGCGGTAGCAAAGCTCTATGCTTATTGGATCACGGTCAATTACCGTGAGGCTTATGGCATGTATGCATGTAATGGTATTTTGTTTAATCATGAGAGTCCCCGTCGTGGTGAGACTTTTGTGACTCGAAAAATCACTCGTGGTTTGGCGAATATTGCCCAAGGTTTAGAGCAATGTTTGTACATGGGCAATATGGATGCGCTTCGTGACTGGGGTCATGCGAAAGATTATGTGCGTATGCAGTGGATGATGTTACAACAAGATCAACCTGAAGATTTTGTGATTGCCACGGGTATTCAATATTCTGTCCGAGAGTTTATTGCCAAGAGCGCAGCTCAGTTTGGGGTCACTCTTAAATTTGAAGGGCAAGGTATTGATGAAAAGGCAGTGGTATCCGCAATTTCTGGTAACGATGCACCAGCTTTGAAAGTGGGTGATGTGATTGTCAAAGTTGATCCGCGCTATTTCCGTCCTGCCGAAGTAGAAACACTGTTAGGTAATCCTGCTAAGGCTAAGCAAAAACTAGGTTGGGTGCCAGAGATTACTTTGGATGAGATGGTTCAAGAAATGGTGGCGCATGATTTGGAGCAAGCAAAGCAGCATGCACTACTAAAAGATCACGGCTATGCTGTTCATGTGGGTAAAGAGAATTAA
- a CDS encoding GDP-L-fucose synthase translates to MSINKNTKIYVAGHRGMVGSAIVRQLQAKGFNNLVMRTHAELDLTNQQAVADFFQKEKPEQVYLAAAKVGGIHANNTYPAEFIYQNLMMEANVVHQAFLAGVKKLLFLGSSCIYPKMAPQPMAEEALLTGKLEATNEPYAIAKIAGIKLCESYNRQYGQSHEIDYRSVMPTNLYGPGDNYHPENSHVIPALIRRFHEAKESNMPEVVIWGTGTPRREFLYVDDMATASVYVMELDKATYDLHTEPMQSHINVGVGSDVMIKELAETIGKAIGYRGKLFFDSSKPDGTPRKLMNSAKIKGMGWRAEVDLYDGLVIAYQDFLLQQT, encoded by the coding sequence ATGAGTATCAATAAAAACACTAAAATTTATGTGGCTGGCCATCGAGGCATGGTGGGCTCAGCCATTGTTCGTCAATTGCAGGCGAAAGGCTTCAATAATTTGGTGATGCGAACTCATGCAGAGTTGGATTTGACCAATCAACAAGCTGTTGCCGATTTCTTTCAAAAGGAAAAACCTGAGCAGGTTTATTTGGCGGCAGCAAAAGTGGGTGGTATTCATGCTAATAATACTTACCCAGCGGAATTCATTTATCAGAATCTAATGATGGAAGCTAATGTGGTTCATCAAGCTTTTCTGGCAGGCGTTAAGAAACTACTCTTTTTGGGTTCAAGTTGTATCTATCCAAAGATGGCACCACAGCCAATGGCTGAAGAAGCCCTGTTAACTGGCAAGTTGGAAGCGACTAATGAGCCTTATGCGATTGCTAAGATTGCAGGCATTAAATTATGCGAGAGTTATAACCGACAATATGGTCAATCACATGAGATTGATTACAGATCCGTGATGCCAACCAACTTATATGGGCCAGGTGACAATTATCATCCTGAAAATAGTCATGTGATTCCCGCTTTGATTAGACGTTTTCATGAGGCTAAAGAAAGTAATATGCCAGAAGTTGTCATTTGGGGTACGGGTACTCCGAGGCGCGAATTCTTGTATGTGGATGATATGGCTACTGCTTCTGTATACGTGATGGAATTAGATAAAGCCACTTATGATTTGCATACTGAGCCGATGCAAAGTCACATCAATGTTGGTGTTGGGTCAGATGTGATGATTAAAGAGTTAGCTGAGACTATTGGTAAAGCTATTGGTTATCGAGGAAAACTTTTCTTTGATTCAAGTAAACCAGATGGCACTCCTAGGAAGTTGATGAACAGCGCTAAAATTAAGGGAATGGGTTGGCGAGCTGAGGTTGATTTGTATGATGGTTTAGTTATTGCTTATCAAGATTTTTTACTTCAACAGACATAA
- a CDS encoding phosphonoacetaldehyde reductase — protein MLLKTAWSHFVPVQIISSSIDSLTTPLHSKHTLLVTSQGFIKRGLAQSISKILRPNKITVWDDVKPNPDIKHLDAAISNLKKINIDNVIGLGGGSVLDSAKILAVALLPNQTNISLVDIFQSKIKMPWLNRLPLTLIPTTSGSGSEVTPFATIWDYEKNKKYSLMGDFMFSDVALYDPKLTLTLNEENTIYPALDSISHAIESLWNKNCTPITRLFATESLRLSNLYLLDAVNKPQSIEARKNLQNASLLSGLAISQTKTALAHSISYPLTTHYGVPHGLACSFTLPALLSYNLTKLSIDSYTHEILKSTQELLMSLGLPSRINKFLNQQQLLDLQEKMITRERLDNFCGLGAENLREILLKSTLR, from the coding sequence ATGCTTCTTAAAACAGCATGGTCACATTTTGTTCCCGTTCAAATCATATCAAGCTCTATTGACAGCCTAACCACTCCACTTCACTCAAAGCATACGTTACTAGTTACATCACAAGGATTCATTAAGAGAGGTTTAGCACAGTCAATCTCGAAGATACTGAGGCCCAATAAGATTACAGTATGGGATGACGTTAAACCTAATCCAGATATTAAACACCTAGATGCTGCTATTTCAAACCTTAAAAAAATAAATATTGATAACGTTATAGGTTTAGGTGGAGGAAGCGTACTAGACTCAGCAAAAATATTAGCTGTAGCTTTACTGCCTAACCAAACAAATATTTCTTTGGTTGATATCTTTCAATCAAAAATAAAAATGCCTTGGTTAAATCGCTTACCCCTAACTTTAATACCAACCACCTCTGGCAGCGGTTCAGAGGTTACTCCTTTTGCAACAATTTGGGATTACGAAAAGAATAAAAAATATTCTTTAATGGGTGATTTTATGTTTTCAGATGTCGCCCTATACGATCCAAAATTAACACTAACACTAAACGAAGAAAACACAATTTATCCTGCTTTAGATTCAATATCTCATGCGATAGAATCGTTATGGAATAAAAACTGTACGCCCATTACTCGTTTATTTGCAACAGAATCATTGCGCCTGTCCAACCTATATCTTTTAGATGCAGTAAACAAACCTCAGTCGATTGAAGCAAGAAAAAATTTACAAAATGCTAGTCTACTTAGCGGTTTAGCAATAAGCCAAACTAAGACAGCTCTCGCACATTCAATATCATACCCACTAACAACTCATTATGGTGTGCCCCATGGACTAGCATGTAGCTTTACGTTACCAGCATTACTTAGTTACAACCTTACTAAGTTATCTATCGACAGCTACACACATGAAATTTTGAAGAGTACTCAAGAATTACTAATGAGTCTTGGGCTTCCAAGTAGAATAAATAAATTTTTAAACCAGCAACAATTACTTGATTTACAAGAAAAGATGATAACGCGCGAAAGATTAGATAATTTTTGCGGGTTAGGAGCAGAAAATTTAAGAGAAATACTACTCAAGAGTACGTTGAGATAA
- the aepY gene encoding phosphonopyruvate decarboxylase produces MIAPEDFFNHLEKHGVNFYAGVPDSLLSSFCSYVDDHVEKQKHLIAANEGNALALAMGYHLSTGKTAAVYMQNSGIGNIINPFTSLADIEVYKIPILLIIGWRGEPEIADEPQHIKQGRITLHQLDTLEIPYLIINPNTNILETLETTFKTMQSRNGPVALVICKDTFTKYKSTKKSAGLSNLIREEALSELLNLCASNDLIISTTGKTSRELYELRSKRNEAQCDFLTVGGMGHTSSIALGVAIGQPKKRVICLDGDGSLLMHMGSLPVIGNYKPNKFIHVLFNNGCHESVGGQPTVAGNLDFKKISKGCGYSNYQLATDLISLKKSWLKLVNTDGPSFLELKIKNGARDDLGRPKNTPEENKLAFMKAANAS; encoded by the coding sequence ATGATCGCACCAGAAGACTTTTTTAATCACTTAGAGAAGCATGGCGTCAACTTTTATGCTGGAGTGCCAGATTCACTACTCTCAAGTTTCTGCTCTTATGTAGACGATCACGTAGAAAAACAAAAACATCTAATTGCCGCAAATGAAGGAAATGCTTTGGCGCTAGCTATGGGTTACCATTTATCGACTGGTAAAACGGCCGCCGTGTACATGCAAAACTCTGGTATAGGTAACATAATTAATCCATTCACATCACTTGCCGATATTGAAGTGTATAAAATACCGATTCTTCTCATTATTGGTTGGCGGGGAGAACCTGAAATAGCAGATGAACCACAACACATTAAACAAGGCAGAATTACACTACATCAACTTGACACTCTTGAGATTCCATATTTGATAATTAATCCCAACACCAATATCTTAGAAACTCTTGAGACCACATTTAAAACCATGCAGTCTCGCAATGGTCCAGTAGCATTAGTCATATGTAAAGACACATTTACAAAATATAAATCCACCAAAAAATCTGCTGGGTTATCCAATTTAATAAGAGAAGAAGCTCTATCAGAGCTATTAAATTTATGCGCCTCAAATGACCTAATTATTTCGACCACAGGAAAAACATCTAGAGAGTTATATGAACTAAGATCCAAGAGAAATGAAGCCCAGTGTGATTTTTTAACAGTCGGCGGAATGGGGCACACATCTTCTATAGCCCTAGGGGTTGCGATTGGCCAACCCAAAAAACGTGTCATATGTCTAGATGGCGATGGCTCACTCCTGATGCACATGGGCTCACTTCCAGTGATAGGGAACTATAAACCAAATAAATTTATCCACGTTTTATTTAATAATGGTTGTCATGAGTCAGTCGGAGGGCAACCCACTGTGGCAGGGAACCTTGATTTTAAAAAAATATCAAAGGGTTGCGGTTACTCAAACTACCAATTGGCGACAGATTTGATAAGTCTCAAAAAATCTTGGTTAAAACTAGTAAATACTGATGGTCCAAGTTTTTTGGAATTAAAAATAAAAAACGGTGCCAGAGATGATTTGGGCAGACCAAAAAATACCCCGGAAGAAAACAAATTAGCTTTCATGAAAGCTGCAAATGCTTCTTAA
- the aepX gene encoding phosphoenolpyruvate mutase yields the protein MKKVYVGMSADLIHPGHLNILKVAAQYGEVTVGLLTDSAITSYKRLPFMKFEQRKMVIENIKGVSHVITQSTLDYSANLRLLKPDFVVHGDDWKEGIQRETRQRVIDTLAEWGGELIEVPYTDGISSTAIQKTLKEMGTTPDIRRNRLRRLLQVKPIVRFLDIHNALTGLIIENTTITLPDGTIREFDGMWGSSLTDSTAKGKPDIEAVDFSARISTLNEVLEVTTKPIIYDGDTGGQAEHFIFTVRTLERLGISAIIIEDKTGLKKNSLFGNDVIQTQDEISNFCEKIRVGKQSQATDEFMIIARIESLILDKGMDDALIRAKAYLDAGADGIMIHSRKTSPDEIFKFCNLYNQLPNRKTLVVVPSSYNMVTEDELTSHGANIVIYANHLLRSAYPAMLNTAKLILTNARSAEADAHLLPIKDILELIPGTK from the coding sequence ATGAAAAAAGTATACGTTGGCATGAGCGCAGACCTTATTCATCCAGGCCACCTAAACATTCTTAAAGTGGCTGCTCAATATGGTGAAGTAACCGTAGGCTTACTAACAGACTCAGCAATTACGAGCTATAAACGCCTTCCCTTCATGAAATTTGAACAACGAAAGATGGTCATTGAAAATATCAAAGGTGTTAGTCACGTCATCACTCAATCCACGCTAGATTATTCTGCAAATTTACGCCTTCTCAAACCAGATTTTGTTGTTCACGGTGACGATTGGAAAGAAGGTATTCAGCGTGAAACACGTCAACGAGTTATTGACACTCTGGCAGAATGGGGTGGGGAATTAATTGAGGTGCCATATACAGATGGAATCTCGTCAACCGCAATTCAAAAAACACTAAAGGAAATGGGGACTACTCCCGATATTCGTCGCAACCGCCTAAGACGCCTCCTACAAGTTAAACCAATAGTACGTTTCCTTGATATACACAATGCGCTAACTGGGTTAATTATCGAAAATACAACGATTACATTGCCCGATGGAACTATACGTGAATTTGATGGCATGTGGGGCAGCAGTCTAACAGACTCAACGGCTAAAGGTAAACCAGATATAGAAGCTGTGGATTTTAGCGCACGCATAAGCACTCTAAACGAAGTCTTAGAAGTTACAACCAAACCAATTATCTACGATGGCGACACAGGCGGCCAAGCAGAGCATTTTATTTTTACTGTGCGCACACTGGAACGATTAGGAATTTCGGCAATCATAATTGAAGATAAAACTGGTCTCAAAAAAAATTCACTTTTTGGAAACGATGTAATTCAAACGCAGGATGAAATCTCTAATTTTTGCGAAAAAATTCGCGTAGGGAAACAATCTCAGGCAACAGACGAATTCATGATTATTGCCCGAATAGAAAGCTTGATTTTAGATAAGGGCATGGATGATGCTCTTATACGAGCCAAGGCCTACCTTGATGCTGGGGCAGATGGCATCATGATTCACAGCCGTAAAACATCTCCCGATGAAATTTTTAAATTTTGCAACCTCTATAACCAATTGCCAAATCGTAAAACCTTAGTTGTTGTTCCATCTAGCTACAACATGGTTACAGAAGACGAACTAACCTCTCATGGTGCAAATATTGTTATTTATGCAAATCACTTACTGCGCAGCGCCTACCCGGCCATGCTTAATACCGCAAAATTAATTTTAACAAATGCAAGATCTGCAGAAGCTGACGCACACCTTTTACCCATAAAGGATATTCTTGAATTAATTCCAGGTACAAAATAA
- a CDS encoding ABC transporter ATP-binding protein, which translates to MIIIMAFLDVIGVASIMPFMAVLANPKIIDSNQLLQLLYKSLGYETASGFLFFLGAAVFLLMVVSLVFKMFTNYALIRFSLMREHTLAIRLVKLYLNQSYDWFLYRNSANLGNTILSELNQVIGGAFIPLMQLISGLAVIAAMLLFLIFIDPVLTLMIFAFMGGVYIILYWLISSYLARIGERRLFANQQRFGILSEAFGGIKDIKVANLEIEYLKRFTEPSKIYAKYQSISALIGQLPRYFLEVIAFGGILLIILFLLKETGDVGQVLPIATLYALAGYRFMPALQQIYAASTSLKFTSASLDALYKDFLEVSKVESSILAPNSISRLVFKTKISINNVSYRYPQANNYALCDMTFDIYANTTVGLVGVSGSGKSTSVDLIMGLLEPSSGSVLVDDVTLSNQNKASWQKLIGYVPQQIFLADDSIASNIAFGVRSDLIDIDLLAQAAKMANLHDFIINELPNGYDTFVGERGVRLSGGQRQRIGIARALYRKPSILILDEATSALDNLTEQAVMDAVNQLSGRLTLILIAHRLSTVEKCDQLFVFDHGKIVAQGKFHDLVEQSQLFRSMVNRHVEI; encoded by the coding sequence ATGATTATTATCATGGCTTTTCTCGATGTTATAGGTGTTGCATCAATCATGCCATTCATGGCTGTACTAGCTAACCCAAAGATTATTGATTCAAACCAACTATTACAATTACTTTATAAATCCCTGGGGTATGAAACTGCTAGTGGTTTTTTATTTTTTCTGGGAGCGGCTGTTTTTTTATTAATGGTGGTGTCTTTGGTTTTTAAGATGTTTACTAATTATGCGTTGATTCGTTTTTCTTTAATGCGCGAACACACATTAGCCATTAGATTAGTTAAGTTATATCTTAATCAGAGCTACGATTGGTTTTTATACAGAAATAGTGCCAATTTGGGAAATACAATTCTTTCGGAGCTCAATCAAGTTATTGGTGGCGCCTTTATTCCTTTGATGCAATTAATTTCAGGGCTAGCAGTTATCGCTGCTATGTTGTTATTTTTGATATTTATTGACCCCGTGCTTACTTTGATGATATTTGCATTTATGGGGGGTGTTTACATCATTTTATATTGGCTGATATCTTCGTATTTGGCAAGAATTGGTGAAAGAAGGCTATTTGCTAATCAGCAGAGATTTGGAATACTAAGCGAGGCATTTGGTGGTATTAAAGATATTAAAGTTGCTAACTTGGAGATCGAGTATCTAAAGAGATTTACTGAGCCCTCAAAAATTTATGCGAAGTATCAGTCAATTTCAGCACTTATTGGTCAATTGCCTAGATATTTTTTGGAGGTAATTGCCTTTGGAGGCATTTTATTAATAATACTTTTTCTTTTAAAAGAAACTGGGGATGTTGGTCAGGTGCTGCCGATTGCTACGTTATATGCTTTGGCTGGCTACAGGTTTATGCCGGCGCTTCAACAAATTTATGCCGCCAGCACTAGCCTCAAATTTACAAGTGCTTCATTGGATGCTTTGTATAAAGATTTCCTTGAGGTCTCAAAAGTTGAAAGTTCAATTTTGGCGCCCAACTCTATATCTAGGTTAGTGTTTAAAACTAAAATTTCAATAAATAATGTGTCGTATCGCTACCCCCAAGCAAACAATTACGCTCTGTGTGATATGACATTTGATATTTATGCTAATACAACAGTTGGTCTCGTTGGGGTTAGTGGTAGCGGTAAGTCAACTTCAGTGGATCTCATTATGGGTCTTTTGGAGCCTAGTTCTGGGTCTGTCTTAGTTGATGATGTAACACTTTCTAATCAAAATAAAGCATCATGGCAAAAATTGATCGGGTATGTTCCTCAGCAGATTTTCTTGGCTGATGACAGTATTGCATCAAATATTGCATTTGGGGTAAGGTCTGACCTAATTGATATTGATCTTTTGGCTCAAGCAGCAAAAATGGCAAATCTACATGATTTTATTATCAATGAGTTGCCTAATGGTTATGATACGTTTGTGGGTGAGAGGGGCGTTCGATTGTCGGGTGGTCAAAGGCAAAGAATAGGAATAGCAAGAGCACTTTATCGAAAGCCGAGTATTTTAATTTTGGATGAGGCAACTAGTGCGTTAGATAATTTAACTGAGCAAGCAGTCATGGATGCTGTTAATCAATTAAGTGGGCGATTAACTTTAATTTTAATTGCGCATCGGTTGTCGACCGTAGAGAAGTGTGATCAATTATTTGTGTTTGATCATGGAAAGATTGTTGCTCAAGGAAAATTTCACGACTTAGTTGAGCAAAGTCAGTTATTCCGATCCATGGTCAATCGTCACGTGGAGATTTAA
- a CDS encoding phosphorylcholine transferase LicD, whose product MLDVFVDICNKNHLNYWLDFGTLLGAIRHQGFIPWDDDVDVSMPLSDYYRFIEIAEKYLPDDIFLQTPHTDPGFKQAFIKLRDHNSTFIEFHETGLMPYHQGIFIDIFPSYEYSKIPTLLRKIMQRTTVFSRYFLCVTRKKVFLNWPLYQFCKLFWFFASLFKKVAFGQIPEDNGYMYASPLTNLYPLGQCNFEGKTYNCPALPHEHLSVLYGKHYMTPPNVSNRVPHAKLILPNEPCPQSRLKLSVN is encoded by the coding sequence ATGCTTGATGTTTTTGTTGATATTTGCAATAAGAACCATTTAAATTATTGGCTCGACTTTGGTACGTTATTAGGCGCTATAAGACATCAAGGTTTTATTCCTTGGGATGATGATGTAGACGTTTCTATGCCATTGAGTGACTATTATAGATTCATCGAGATTGCAGAAAAATATCTACCCGATGACATTTTCCTTCAAACACCACACACAGACCCAGGATTTAAGCAAGCATTCATTAAGCTACGTGATCATAATTCAACATTTATCGAGTTTCATGAGACGGGGCTAATGCCCTACCATCAAGGTATTTTTATAGATATATTTCCATCATATGAATACTCCAAAATTCCCACGTTGCTGAGAAAAATAATGCAACGCACTACGGTTTTTTCTCGTTACTTCTTATGCGTCACAAGAAAGAAGGTTTTTTTAAATTGGCCTCTATATCAATTTTGTAAATTATTTTGGTTTTTTGCTTCGTTATTTAAAAAGGTGGCATTTGGTCAAATTCCTGAAGATAATGGCTATATGTATGCTAGTCCGTTGACTAATTTGTATCCATTGGGCCAGTGTAATTTTGAAGGTAAAACATATAACTGCCCGGCTCTGCCTCATGAGCATTTGTCCGTTTTATATGGAAAGCATTACATGACTCCACCCAATGTCAGCAATCGAGTTCCTCATGCAAAGTTAATTCTACCTAATGAACCTTGCCCTCAGTCTAGATTAAAATTGAGCGTTAATTGA
- a CDS encoding glycosyltransferase, whose protein sequence is MSDKVNHFAPVAVFVYNRLQNTIEVIEALRKNRLAMQTEVYFFSDGPRHKKDESSVQEVRNYLRSVNGFKKIHLVEREQNYYIEKNIILGVTYVINKHGSIIVLEDDGVTSEDFLEFMNGALDFYKTFKKVMHVATFTFINMPNGFNKTFFWRYTENTGGGWATWKDRWAKFEYFQTKEQALSSMSETEKDWVEMSGEYKCLDLLRLQPIPWDLCWYISVAKNQGLAVQAPWALTVNNGLYNGTHFNFFNRLLGRSPFETNLSAPRKIIFSEDVVEDKYALGQLIKFYKEMQSNKRAKAIHFLLRILIYLKVTKIVKFILKIYRGSVS, encoded by the coding sequence TTGAGTGATAAAGTGAATCATTTTGCACCGGTAGCTGTATTTGTATACAACAGACTTCAAAATACAATTGAAGTTATTGAGGCTTTAAGAAAAAATCGTTTGGCCATGCAAACAGAGGTTTATTTTTTTTCAGATGGCCCAAGACATAAAAAAGATGAATCTTCAGTTCAAGAAGTCAGAAATTATTTAAGATCGGTGAATGGTTTTAAAAAAATTCATCTAGTGGAGCGCGAACAAAATTACTATATTGAAAAAAACATAATTTTGGGTGTCACCTATGTTATTAATAAGCATGGGTCCATCATTGTTTTGGAAGATGATGGCGTGACTTCAGAAGACTTTTTAGAGTTTATGAATGGAGCCCTAGATTTTTATAAGACTTTTAAAAAGGTCATGCATGTTGCCACCTTTACCTTCATAAATATGCCAAATGGTTTTAATAAAACATTTTTTTGGCGCTACACTGAAAACACTGGCGGTGGTTGGGCAACTTGGAAAGATAGATGGGCTAAGTTTGAGTATTTTCAAACAAAAGAACAAGCATTGAGTTCAATGTCTGAGACTGAAAAGGACTGGGTTGAGATGTCTGGTGAATATAAGTGCTTAGATCTACTAAGGTTACAGCCTATACCTTGGGATTTGTGTTGGTATATTTCAGTTGCAAAAAATCAGGGCTTGGCAGTGCAAGCCCCCTGGGCCTTGACTGTTAATAATGGCCTTTATAACGGCACCCATTTTAATTTCTTTAATAGATTATTAGGGCGCAGCCCATTTGAAACTAATTTATCAGCACCACGAAAAATCATTTTTAGTGAGGATGTGGTCGAAGATAAGTATGCTCTTGGCCAACTTATCAAGTTTTATAAAGAAATGCAGAGTAATAAAAGGGCTAAGGCAATACATTTTCTGCTGAGAATATTAATCTATTTAAAAGTTACGAAAATAGTTAAGTTCATCTTGAAAATTTATAGAGGATCAGTCAGTTGA